The segment TGCATTGATCCACCATAAATGATTTCATGAGATGCACCCAATATCAAAGGACTGGAAACAGTAAACTATAATAGCTGGATTTCCTAAGAGAATGGAACCTCATGCAGGAGCTTCTATTACGTACAATCCTAAGCAAATCTgcagtatcaaactctaatgacaCCGACTTCAGTTTTTCATCTTCAAGACTTTTAAATTACTTACTAATGCTTCTCAAAGACAGTAACTTGCAGCGCTACCGATCAAGCACATGGCATTTATAGGCAAACTAATATGAATATATTCATGCAAGGTGGTAAGATTAGTAAGACAAAAGATAATGCGGCAAGACCACTTATGAATTGTTTTATGCATTTGTATATTATTACATGAGAACATAAAACATTAGTGGGATCTTTTTCGTGCAAATTGTTTTATAATGTTCAACCGGTGTACTCTTCATGATCGCATTTTCTTCATATATTGCATTTAAAATTCTTTCTAGTATATCTTCTGAGATGTCATTTTCGCCATTGGCAATCATGAAAATGGATTTTAAATATCTAAGCTTATATTAAAAGTTTGACGCGACGGCTAATTATGACCGGATTTGAATACAAGCTTTTCAAAACAAGGGATTGCACACAGAAAGGATTTTAGTGTTAGaggcaaaaactaaaaaaaaattgatgcaacGGATAGAATTTGCTAGACATATATTTTATTCTAATAGGAATATATATATGTAATGGCGAGGTTACGCATATTCATCATATATCCAAGTCCACTTGGATATTGCAAAAGTTAGAAATCTATTTGTATAGATGAATGGAAGTGCATGAAAGGGTTGAATAGAATGAATAGATAGAAGAATGTGGAGAAGAGATATTTGATGGGTGGATTGGTGGTAATGTTTGAGAAACTAGTTGTGTACAAGATGATTTGGTGTGAAAAATGATAGAAAAAGAAAGTTAGGGTAATAAATAGGAAGGTCACATATGGAGAGGATATGCATTTAATTCTTgggataataatataaaataataagttATGTAGTGTGAGATGGATTAATATTTGATTTTACaatcttatatatatctatatctatatctatatctatatctatttctTTATCTATAGACACGCACACACACAAGcatatatacatgcacacacacacacaaacatatatacatgcacacacacacaggTGTTAAGTGAGTTGGAAGGAGATTGATGAAGTCACTTGAAGTTTCATGGTATCTAACAACATTGATGAAGGGCCTAGCATGTGTAAAAGAATGATCCCACCAAATCTATATGAGATTTGGGCACAATGGATAGCATTTATGAGAATTATTTAGTAATCAATGAGGATAGAGAGAAGGTGATTTTGAATTCTTAAATATTTAGGCAAGATCCATGAATTGGTGCACAACTCTAGAGAAGGAGAATAAAGAGACCAACCATTAAGAGAGAAATGATCGAGAAAAAGAATCCAAGGTTGAAGAACAAGGTGGGGAGGTGTGTGCATGGTCAACAATGGACAAGATAGATACCTTGAATATGGTGATGGGGGAGAAAGTTGTAgaccatggagaaagatgctagGAGGTAAGAAACATCCCATAATAAATTGGATGAATGATCTAATACAAAAGAAGTAGTTATAATAAAACTATTTGAGTAATACCTAACCCATATGAGGTTGATTAGGTACTTCAATAATAAGAGGTGACGAAATCATGTAAGACCAACTAGCAAACATGGTAAGAAAGGTGTATATCCATGTGGGACTTACTAGGCATGCCACATGGTATCAAGAAAATGAAGTTGCAAGTAGTATCAAAGTATGGAGCTATAAGTAGGTAGTGTGGGAACAAAAAAGCAACAAACTAGTGAGTAAGAGAGAGAGGTTGAGAGTGTGTACAACCAAGGTACCGAGTGAGAAAATAAGTGAGTGTGAACAAGATAAATGCAAGTCTTTGTACATAAGATAAAAGAAACATTTTTATGAAATAAAATGTGTTGTTTGTATTTTCTATTCAATTTTATCTAATGAGTTTATGAGGGTACATGTAGGGTAGGTATCCATTGTTGTGTATGAATTATTATAGGATACTTGTTGTGATTTGGGTGGTAGGTATTAGGGACAGTTGCTAGTTGTTGCATGTTGACCTACAACAAAAGAGAGCCCTCTTTTACCTTTGCATAGTTGCACATTGCTTTCTCAATAATGTCATTAGTTCTAAGTATGCCCTACATTATGTGGTATCAAGGCACCAAAGTGGGTGGCTTTCACCATCACTCAAAATACTATTTGAGCTTCTTAGTCCATTTTTTAGTGGCTCATGAGAATAAATCCAAACatcaaattatttattttgaaTTCCAATTTTACTAGTGCTTCCTACTATGCTTTACGAGTTGTTTTGGCACACATTATTTTTCAACATCTTGTTGTGTGATTGTATTTAAATACATCTACTGTGCACTTAATTGTAGATATAAAAAAAATCACGTTTGCATATATAGTCATTTGCATGTTGGTGAATATTGTATTTGATGTACCCCTATATTAATCTAGCTTGCCAAAGGCATTTGATCTAGGATAACTTGTCCACCTACACAATCAAAAAACTCATAAATGATTTCTTTAGTCACCATCATGACATCTTTAACTACTAGATAGACAATAGCAAAGAGTATTTCAAGAAAACATTTTGACAATCAACCTTGCACATCATGTGTTACCTATGTCCCTTAAACCAGGTTTACATTGTTCATAATCAATAGTAAAGTGCTTCAGTCCAAACCTCATGATTTTCTAACATTACATTGGCTATGTGACAATTATAAAATCAAGAACTATATTCCTTAAACAATGACAAATAGATTTGAACAACATGATGTCAATCAATTCTAAACTCAAATACCCCCTAACCATCACATTCATATTGATGCATTTATTCCAATTACCAATATCAATTCTATTAtctaaattaaccattcatttattGATTACATTCATTAATTTAATTTGAATAACTAAAACAGGCAAATATACAGTGAAGATCGTAGGCGTGGGGGACATATTCATCGTGGTACAAATTGAACTATTTAAAATAGAGATCTGAAATGAGTTATTGCTGGAAAGTGCCTCGCATGCATTTTAAAACAAAGATGATATGATTTTTTAAAACAAAGATAATTTTTAACAATTATAGAATGGGTTTGTTGTTTACTTTCAAAAGTGatcaatagtttatcatcatttcTTTAATATCATTGATTGATCATCGTAGCTCCTCATTATCCACATTCTCACAATCTTTTGTCTTCAGGCAAACAACTTTACATTCTATTGGCAAATATTTTATATCTTCAAATGAGATATTGACATCAGTCTGTGATTCAGAGGCAGACTACGTGAGTGCTGTCCTTTTGGAGCTACGGAAGCCTCAAATCTGCACCTAACAATACCCTTCACATCACATTGATTTATAGTTACAAAAAATATTAAGGAGAAATACAATTATGTGGAAGaagttttatttaaatattattccatttatttttttgaaaaataactaATAGTAATGTAAGACATCATCAATATCAGAAAGTGGTGGTAGatagttttttagtttttattgGGCAAAAATTATCTTAATTGAAATATGTTTAGAAATAGTTAAAAATGGCTTAAAACATCAGCATATTGAAGACAATGCACTAATTGTTCACAATGAGAGTGAGTAAATACATTAACCTTAACATGCCTAATATTTATATAGAAGTTGATTACTTAGGGCAAATAATTTATTCAAATTATCTCAAAATAATATGTATTAAAGCTTGTAGAGAATTTTATATAAGATTAAATAAAATCTTTCATATTAGAATAATTCTTAGATACCTTTAACTATGCTGTAAAGGAATAAATCacatttatataaatatttaagttctttaaatAAACAAAGTTTCAATACCTAATCAACTTGGATATATATGTTTGGAGACTAATAGTGGTAATACTAAGAACCAtaaaaattaaatatctaatgttaaAAATTCATCACTATCCTGTTCAGATGGTTGCCTTAGAATCTATAAACTAGAACTTTATGTTTTTTGTCATTCAAACTCATGGTTATGGAAGTGAATTGCATGTGTGCTTATAAACATACTCACAAGAGTGATTTGCCTAAAATTATCTTTCAAAATTATTTGTCTTGATCTtcaaatgtgaatattacaataaATAGTGGTCTTTATAAATATTCTTAAGAAATTAATTGAATCATGAACATTTTTTTGTTATTCAAAACCCTACAAAACCTAGTTCAACAAATttggaacatgatcaaagataataaGCAATTATATAGGAATGTTTAAGATGACTCTACTCTAACAATACAACTATAATAATTAATGATTCTTCTAGAATAATGTGTGAGTAGACTAGATAATgtattatatatgtatgattttgagTTATGAATGAATATCTTTAGAGACAACAACTTAACACACAAATATGTGTTATATCAACATAGATTGGTGAACATGAGTCAATAAGATAACATTTAAATTTTAACTTCAAAAGTTTATGATCCAAACACAAGAATAGGAATCTATGAGTCTAATATAGAATGAGAATGGGAAATTCAAGTATTAACACCAATATTTTAGGGGATAAGTGATTATGGAGATCAAAATATGATAATTTATTGAGTTAAATTAATGTAAGAATACAACACTTATAGAATTTTTGTTACATAAAATACAATCTAGGGGACATGGACCTAAATATAAGAGGAAAGGGCATGGGTATGCAAATTTAACCATTACATTTTTTCCTTACATTGATGTACTATGTGAACTACTATGTTAATATAGTTATAAAAGTAAACTAAAAATAGTTAataggaaacaaaaaaaaaaaattctaacaatCAAAGGTCTATTAGAAACCTGGAAAATATAAAAGAGTGCAATTAATAGCATTCATCAAACCTTTTTATATGAACACTAactaaaatgttttttttaaaaatatattcaaaaaataataaaagaaaaaagttgACAAGTACAATAGATTTTGGTTCCAATTGAGAAAAATATTTGATAGCTTAGAAAGGTTGGTAAATCTTCTATTAATTCAAGAATCATTAAacttattataaaataaaaaataataataataaaataagaacATAAGTGAGATATACTCTCCCTCCAATTTGTTATATATAAAGGTTGCAAAAAATTGAAGGAACTGTGAAAGGGAGGTAATAATTGTAAAAGAATATAAGCAAGATGAAATATATCACCTTTGAGTAGTATATAAGAATGTAGAGAAGATGTAATTATGAATGCATATAAAATAAGGTAAAGGAAAGTTACCATGAAAAATGTAAAATAATCACACTAGATAAGAATCCTATAACATTGAGTAGTATATAAGATATTTACATATTATAAGGATCATTAACATATAACTTCAAGGGATCCTCCTTGTAAGTACATCTTATATCTTTCCTTCATTTATAGAATCttcaataataaatttattttaatttttaactcTATAACTTGACATATATCCTAGGTTCTTATTTTAATGTCATTGTTATGCCACTATTTGTTTCTATCCCTCATGTGTTTACCTAAAAATTTCCCTTTCACCACTAATATAAATTAATTTCTATTCaatattatgaaaataaaatacATCAAAAAATATTATACTATAATAAATTTTTAGAAATCTCTAAAATATATTTGAAGAAATGAGTAACTACTTGTTGTGTATGTGTGGTCATTCTTGAATTCCTTTATATGTTTgattgagaaaataaattaataCTTATTCACATGGTAAATAAAAATAGATTAAAAGTACAAATTTTCAACCATTTCGTATTTAcccatcaaaacaaaaaaaatatttagtgTTGTTATCTTGTATCCTTAATAAGGTAAACtctacaaaatatatttttaaataataaaaaaataatattttttcttatCATTTCTAGATGATACTAATACTATGTAGTAGACCATATTAAAAAATTCCCACTATAATATTTTTTCTCATTTACCCTATATTTGAATAAAATTTATATCTCCTCTTTGGTATAAACCACTTATGAATAAATTAATATACTTATAGTAGCAACTTAAATATCATAAAAGAAatctaaaatgatgaagatgagACCAAGGTCCCTTTCTTCATAGGAAGTACCAATCATAAAGAgcacattttcattgcatttattcAATATCcacattaaaaataatttaaaattaaaaaatattaaaaactagaTTTGCTTCATCTACATCTTCCTTTCagttttttttaattatgaaaGTTTTTTAAACATTCTTACTATCTATGCATTTAATTTTTCTATTACTCCCTTCCTTTCCACTAGGTCAATATACCTCTTCTTAGTTGGCCAGATGGCCCCTATGTTATTTTTTCTTCTCTTTATATACTCCCTATTAGCAAGAAATCTGAGGGATACAGACCAAAATTTTGTACCCTAAGGATTTCTGGTGTTGTATTCTTCTACCCCAGACTCAATCCCATTGAGACAACAAGGAAAGGTATCCAGAACTAAGATTAGGTGTAAATTAGAATAAGAACATCATATACACACAATAGATTAGAATTTAGAGTAGAGGATGTGTCCCTTAGATAACATCCCTAGACTACTCTTTTTAAGATCATTATTTTCCTTGCTGATAAAATTGAACAAATACAAAGAAAATTTATTTGGCTTAGGACGATGGAAAGGTCAAGAATTGATGTTGTAAGTTGGGATAAGGTGTATCAACCTAAGAATTATGGTGGTCTTGGGATAAGAAAGACAAAATTATTTAACAAATCTCTTCTCATCAAAATTGGTTGGCCAATTGTTGTAAGTCCCAAGAACTAAGTAAATATCCTAAAATCCATATTTGGTCAATGGACACCCTAATCAGTTCCTTTGTGAAACTAAACTACCTTATGATTTAGCTATTTGGtataacttaataaaaattataaatattgttaGGCAAGCATGAAGGAAGCTTGTTGGGAATGGTaagatttaatatatatatatttttaaaggaTATACTACCAATTGAGGCAATAGATAAAGGTTAAACCTTTTTAGTTATCAATTTACAAATTATTATTGAGTCTTGGATTAATTCTCCTTGTATAGTTTCACATTTTCCACCTTGCTTTTCTCACAAGGACCCATTTAATCACTAGGAGAATATATGTGTTTCTAATCATAATGATTATTTTAGGTAGAATACTTTTGGTTGACCTGACATcctttaatataattatttttctattacTCAAGCAAGTGATAGGGGCGTGCCAAGTTGAGTACATAATTATAAGGTCCCTTGGTTAACTTTTGGTATCTCATTTATGAGGTATGGAATGTGACTTGTGACAAACAAAATGAAGATGGGGTCATTATAGAGTGGAAAGTAGTTCCTAATCTCAAAGGCCTCCTAGATCATAGAAGGATATCCTTTGATTGTGATTTTAAAACACATCCTCTTTCTAACTTAATAACTCTTACTCCATAGTAATTTtactataattattttttatttatatttgtttaGTTTTTCTTATTAGCTAGACTTTTAAGAATATGTTTTCATTCTACCCACTTTTTATAAATTAGTGAgagatataaaatattattatagacACATTCATTTATTAGAAACACAAATCATAtgtaataatttattaatataaaataagatgacattaaaattttgaatttttttaattattctatataaaaaaaaaatattttcaccaAAGAAACCACTTGAATattaaattaatcataattaatgtCAAGCTAGATAATAAATTTCTTAGATATATAACTATTGTCAGAGTTAGTGTCTGGGTTAGGATAATAGTTAGGATAATTGTTAGAAGTAAAATTAGAACTAGGTTTAAGTTAAGGTTACAATGGGTAAGAGATAAAAGAAGGCTTAGTGCTAGGGTTATGGTTAGTATTAAGGTTTGTTACAATTGaacatagggttagggttaggattacgaCTAAGATTAGGATTAGGGTAACTGTTAGTGTCACTATTAGTATTAGGGTTAGAGAGAGAACTAAGATTAGGATTAGGGTAAGGATTAGTATTAGGGTGAGAGTTGGGGATAAGGTGAGGGTTATAATTATAGTTAAGATTAGGGATAAGTTAGGGTTAGAAAGAGAAATAAGGGTAGTGATAGAGTTAGGGTTAGGTGTAAAGTTAGGGTTTGGATTAAGGTTAGTGTTTgtattagggttagtgttagattTAGGGCTAgtattatggttaggtttagggttagcaaTAAGGTGAGAATTAGGGTAAGGATTAGGATCAGGGTTAGAGATAAAAAGaggtctagggttagggttagtattagagTTTTGGCAAGAGATAAGGTTAAAGTTAAGGTTAGTGTTAGGGATACAATGAGAAATATAACTAAAGTTATGGCTAGAGATAGAAATAGGGTAATAATTCAAGTTAAGATTAAGGTAAGGGCTTGTGTTATATTATAATTAAGAGtataatttgggttagggttagagttaggttcaatgttatggttatggttagtttTATGCTAGGGTTAGTCAAGGATTAATGTTCGATAACACTAACCCTAACTTAACCCTAATACTTACCCTACCTTTGAAGTTTCCAATTTGTAGATTCTTATCAAGAGTCTTGGGATAATGCTTCTTGTATAGTTCTACATGTACCACCTTTCATTCCTAACAAGGGCCCATGTCCTCCTGAAGGGCATAGACATGATTGTAATAATAGTGACTATTATAGGCATTATATTTTTGGCTAACATAGATCTCCAAAACATAAAGAACACGGATATTCATAGTAGATACATGTGCCATTTTTATTCCTTAACCATGTGATAGGGGTGCTCCAAGTTGACTAGATAATGACAAGTCCCCTTGGTTATGTTTGGCTATTTGTCTTTTGACGAAGGACACATACCTTGTGAGAAACAAAATGAAGGAACTTAATTAGGATGTGGGAACTAATTCCTAATTACCAAAACTTTCTTAACCATAAAGGgaaatcctttgattttgatttgtctACTCCTTTTACTAACTCACTAACTCTTTCTGCATGTataattatgttttatttatatttcTTTAATGTTTCATATTAGCTAAACTTTGTATAATATGATTCCATTCCACCCACTTtttataaattgatgtaatatatctcttttatttaaataatataatagatacaaatattcatttataaaaacataaatcacaataatatttttaatataaaagaaaagaaaaataaattttttaagttCCTTAATTATTCTATAATGAAAAAATAATGGTTTGCACGTGAAACAAACAAACACTTGTATATCTCATCAATCACAATCAATATAAAACTTAATTATAAACTTCTTAAAATACTAATATAAAACAGTTGAAAGTATCTTAAATGCATAAAGTATTACTTAAATACTTGCGCCTAATTTCAGGAAGCAACAACAAAATATTCCACCCAGCATTTAGATATAataaagcaaagagaaaaataTTCATACTACCTTTTAGATGCAATTCGAAAAAAGACATTTATGGCACGTGAAAGGAACAAATTTCACTGTATGCATTTCAGACTGAGCTTAAAAGCAAACGCAGTCCAGGTTTGACAAAAATCCTATGGTTGATATTGATAATATTCTCAAGCCAACAGGTTTCCTACCACGTTTGCTATTTTCTTACTGCGATATCCACAGAATGGgaaaaaggaaaaaatattaaCTAAAAAAGATAAAACTACTCAAAATAGTATATGCAATTCTAAGATATCTGCGACAACAACAATTTATTTCAAACATGATAGTTCAAGTTTGATGGAGGATATAAAATCCATTGAGACACAAGATAAAAAACACCCCACACTGAGCAGATAATCTTCCTACCACAAGCATAATCACATATGTTGGCAAAAATTGCCAGAGTCTTCAAAATTTTAAGCAGAAACCGCACAATCCTTTGGCTGAAATCCAATTCTCATCTTCTCCAAATCATAGAAAACTTGAAAGTTTTGCTGCTGAAAGTTGCCAAAGATTGCAGCAGGCCCAACGCCAACGTCCTCTATACTCTGAAGCAGCAGACAATGCACTTTCAAAGCAGTATTATTAGATGACACAGACGGAGGAGAAAAGGAATAGAAGTGATTCTCAGAAGGCAAAACAATGGTGATATTATTTTTGAAACGAAATGATATAGTTGGGAAACTTTGCTGGTTTTGTGAGGCGGTGGTCTGATAGCAGAGATCAAAAGCAGTGCGTTTCTCATACTCATGAGATCTGGAATAAGGAATTATTTCTTGTAAAGTGCTGAGAATTTGTTTATAAAACTTTTCAGGAAGATGGGTATAGGTGGTTCCAGAGTCAATAATCATACCTCCATTGCCCTCTGAATCGAATCCCTGCAAGCTCAATGGGACCTCTAGATATGTGTTATTGATGATAATTCCTTCTAGACCAATGTAGTAATAATTGGGATACATAGGATTGTCTAGCATGGGGGTATATTGCATTAATCCACCATAAATGATTTCAGATGCACCCAATATCAAAGGACTGGAAACATTAGAATTATGTTCAAAACGATAGCTTATTAGACAGTAAGAGAATCCCTTATAGCTCAAAAGAGAGGCCAACTGTGAAGGGAATGATAGGGCACCCTTTCCAAACCCTACAATTCCAACTGCCTCATTGAAGGTAGCACCTGCACACCCAAAAACAAAATTGTAGGACTGTTTTGGGAAGGGGAGGCCTTGAAGCATTATCTGGTCCTTCATTAGGGCACCTGTTACTATGCCATCCCCATATTTGTATGAAAATGGTGGGCATGAGCGTGAGCAGGAGCCCTCCAGGAGGGCTCTCAGAGGACACCCAGCAGCTACACATGGCTCATACTCATTGTCTGAAGTATGGATATCCAAACAGAGATGGCTAGTGCAGGGTTCAGGACTACTAGATAGTGAATTCAATGGGGAGAAGGTGGGAATGATTGAATTGTGTTCACATTCTATGCAATCAAAGAAATCTTTTTTGGAGCTCTGCGAACATGGCACCCACACAAGGTCACTGCCAGTGTCCATGTAGGCCTGAAATATCTGGGGAGGGGAGCCTATCCTAAGGGGCATCACATAATCATCCTCATAAATACTTAGAGGCTCCAACACACTAAACAAACTATAATAGTTGGATTTCCTGAGAGCATGGAACCTCATGGAACTTCTATTACGTGCAATCCTAAGCAAATCTgcagtatcaaactctaatgacaCTGACTTCAATTTATTTCTTGTAAGACCTAGTACCAATGTACCCTCAACTTCATTTTTTTCATGGGCAGAAATCCATGGAACATAAAAACTTAGTATCACTAAAACTATAATGGCAGACGAATAACAGCTTTTcatcttgaaattttttaaataccCTAATAATCCTTCTCAAAGCCAACAACTTGCAGCGCTACTGATCAAGCACCTGGCATTTATAGGCAAGCTAACATGTATATATTCATGGCAGGTGGTAAAATTAGTAAGAGAAAAATAATGCAGCAAGACCACTTACGAACTGTTTTAAGCATTATTATATTGTTACATGCGTCCATAAGACATTAGTGGGATCTCTTTCATGCAAATTGCATTATAATGTTGAGCCAGTGTAGTTTTCATGATCACATTTTTCTCCATAAATTACATTTAAAATTCTCTCTAGAATATTTTCTGAGATGTCATTTTCGCCATTGGCAATCCTCAAAACGGATTGAAGATGACGAAAGTGGTTTTAAAATAGCTAAGCTTAAATTAAAAGTTTGACGTCACACATGATCAGATTTGAATCACAAGCTTTCAAAACAAGGGATTGAAGAGAGATATGATTTTATTGCTATGGGCCAGAACCAAAAAAATTGATTCAACGGATAGAATTTTtgctttaaatatattttattctaATAGGAAAATATATATGTACATCTTTTTTTTAGTTTTGTGTTTATTATAATGAAAAATTTATGAATCTCAAGGAAAAAGGTGGGTAGATACAATATCAAAATTCTAATAGTTCAAATGGGGTTGATGATTAGGTAAAAAAATATATAACAAACATAGCTGCTAAGCAACAAGAGTAGTAGTAGAGGAGGGAGACAACAGGTCTTAGTCACTGACTTACCCCATACGTTAGTGAGGTTCATCATCTTTTTTCTTTATCATGATCATTGTGGGCCAAACATGGTCCAATGTTATCCATATCCTTTTATCCCTATTTATATCTATTTCCATAGATTCATTACTTATCCATTATTGTTTCACTCCTAAATACACTTATATACATTTGTTCCCTACCTTGAGATTAACACTTCATTCATATTATTCATTAACAAGTAGgctaagattgttttatttgaatcCCATGACACGTATAAAtgagttttaaatttaaattatacaattcaaatttcaattttattgCCGCTTCCTTCTTGTTCGTGCAACATGTTGTTATGGCATTGTATGTATTTATATTCAGTGTCCTTGTATGTATCTATATTCAATTTTGTATATAATATTATTCATCGCAATTGATTTAAACCACTAGAAGGGTTTAAACTTGAAGAACCTATTCATCTATTAAATTGAC is part of the Cryptomeria japonica chromosome 10, Sugi_1.0, whole genome shotgun sequence genome and harbors:
- the LOC131040864 gene encoding probable aspartyl protease At4g16563; this translates as MKSCYSSAIIVLVILSFYVPWISAHEKNEVEGTLVLGLTRNKLKSVSLEFDTADLLRIARNRSSMRFHALRKSNYYSLFSVLEPLSIYEDDYVMPLRIGSPPQIFQAYMDTGSDLVWVPCSQSSKKDFFDCIECEHNSIIPTFSPLNSLSSSPEPCTSHLCLDIHTSDNEYEPCVAAGCPLRALLEGSCSRSCPPFSYKYGDGIVTGALMKDQIMLQGLPFPKQSYNFVFGCAGATFNEAVGIVGFGKGALSFPSQLASLLSYKGFSYCLISYRFEHNSNVSSPLILGASEIIYGGLMQYTPMLDNPMYPNYYYIGLEGIIINNTYLEVPLSLQGFDSEGNGGMIIDSGTTYTHLPEKFYKQILSTLQEIIPYSRSHEYEKRTAFDLCYQTTASQNQQSFPTISFRFKNNITIVLPSENHFYSFSPPSVSSNNTALKVHCLLLQSIEDVGVGPAAIFGNFQQQNFQVFYDLEKMRIGFQPKDCAVSA